The genome window ATAttggaagaaattaaaagaattttcactTTATAACCTATCATGTATTTACATCCCTTACAAAACGTAAAATAAGGGAAAAGATGGTGAACTCAATGAATTCTTGAGAAGCTTCCAAATCATAAACCATGCAAAGAATGATGTCTTGATGATgtgtttgaataaaaacatGTCTCGACCAAAAAATGGGATTAGATTAGTTTCttgcaaatatatataagcgagtttggttaaatttttaggTCCCATATTTTAGACCGGTCAAATTTTTAGGCTCATATTTTAGaccaacttaaaaaaataaaatatattaatatcatgtaTAGGTTCAACTCGACCTATGAacatctttaatttataataaattcaacaattattaatcaaataggttaaaaaaaacaattactAATCAGATATGCCTCTACTCCTGCCCTATTTTCATGCACCTCTATTAACTCCTCAcatcttgatttttatttgatatttttgtcctcgacttcaatttcaattttcgtCCAGACTCAACTTACTTGAAAATATtacatgatattttatattatgtttgtttttataaaattataaatatttattctattcttACGGTGAAGTAAATATGTATTATGAAATAGTGTAAATTTAATACATGGtagtaatttaaatatataaaaacatttacaaaactaaattatcaaatatatagTTCAAGAAGCATCCTAATGTAACGGATGAGTATGGTGCATTTTTAAGGGGCACCACGGGGCATtcttggaattaaaaatattttctggtggtGTCAATTACTTGGAAGTAGTTAATGTTCGGAACTCGCATCATTTTATATATCTGtatatgaattatttttggATGGTTGTTTGGAGTTGAAGTAACAATTGTCTTTTTATGAACTTGTCAGAATGCTAATAAAACAGATCACCAATTGATGAGGATAGTCTTATTATATGCAATCTATTTCTCTTTTACACATAAAAATCGAATTTAAGAGTGTTGGCATACAAAATTAGCCGAAAGGTAATCCAACGTCTTAAATATTTTGCACTTATTTAAGAaaaggtaaattataaaaatagtcacttttgtttgactcggattatattttagtcacttatatttgaaatgttacgctttagtcacttacgttatcattctgttacgaagtggtcactttATCGTTAAGCTTCATTACCTATCTAATGGCGGTCCTACGTGgcaatccaaattaaatttatttaattaaaaacctattttcatcctaGCAACTAGACATCtaagttaatatttaaaacccatttggactacCACGTAGGACTTTCGTTAGAGAGGTAACAgagtttaacggtagagtgaccacttcgtaacaaaacgataatgtaagtgattaaaacgtaacatttcaaatataagtgactaaaatataatctgagaTAAATAAAAGtcactatttttataatttaacctgaaaaaataaaaaataaaaaattaaccgcTGGTTTATAATAGAGGTatgcccggcccgaaatatgagaggattcgagtaaaaatataggatttgggcaaaaaacgaggcccgtttagaaaaagCTTGGCCCGgcccaaatataataaatatatatttttttatttttaaaatatttttttaataaatttttaatgtttattaaaaaagggTCGGATCAGGCCTAGTTcgagattaaaattttttttcgaaccgaactaaaataaaattttaagcctatATTTCGGGCCAGACAGGCCCAAGCCTAGGAGGCaggctaaaattttttttctgagGCCATCCCGGCCACACGTCTAGTTTAGAAGCGTGGAAGATAAATTGGAATCTTTAATGTTTGTTTCAAACAAAGATTTTGCTTTTCTAAGCAGTAACCATGTCAGAAAATCAGAAGCCTCAGTCCCATCAAAACCTCCCTTCttctcctaataaatcaatCCCAGAAATCGAAAGCAACGCCGCCTCTGATTTCTCGGCCCATCAAAGGGTCCGTTTCCCCAACCCACCCGACCTCACTAACCCTGACCCTTCTACCCTACGAGATCAATGGAGGTACGCCATCCGGCAGTACAGTCGTTGGTACTCTCACGCCTGGGGCACCGCTATTCTTGCTGGGGTTTCCTTTTTTGCCCTCGGTTGGGTCATCAAAGGCTCTAATCCCCTCCCCTCTTTCAACTCCGACAAGAACAAAAATGACTCCGACACTAACAAAAATGACAATAGCAAGTGATCTTCCAACCATCCTCAATCTTCTGGTCAGTTTGAGTTccttatgtttttctttttttgggttttaataatTGCACCGCTTGAATTAGGTTTTCTTTTCTACTTTGGTTGTAATCTAAATCCAATTTGTCTGGGCTTTGAATATGATTCTATATTTCAACACTTGAATTGGTTTAGAATTTAAgccaatttacaaatttcattattttgtttatttcataattcattGTAATAATCCACCTAAATTTGTTTAGTAGAATTTTGAGGCGTGCAGCAAAACATGCTGAATTTGCTCCAAGGACATCATTTTACTGCTGTCTTGCCCTAACTGTAATTGTCCGTTCTTCCGAGTTTTGACAACTTGTTTCTTTCTACACAGTGGATATGTTTGGTTTCACCACAACTGTTGAAGAGGCCAGTTTgatcaaaaagaaaagactGAAATTGGAAGAGATTGTAGTGTGTACTGGCATCATAGAGGCCAGTTTGATCAGGAAGAAAAGACAGAAATTGGAAGAGATTGTAGTGTGTACTGGCATCATAGTTTTTGCTTCAGTTTTGTGCTAAGTGTCACTCACCagatattaattataaatggaGTCTTTTTTAACCCCGTTTGTTCATAGATGCCCTATCTtgttacatatatttatacaagTTAACAGTTTTAGCTATCTGACATCTAGTGACCAAGCAAGGTACCACACATGGAGCTTgcatttttcataatataaattaCTATATAATTCTTGCATGACAGGCTCAGgttgtatgttattttttggatttaaaaatgATCCTTGAAGCTGGAGCTTGTCTATTTTTTCCTGGATTCAATCAATAAGTCCTTTGTTTTTAATGGTTTTCTTCTGTTGCAAAGGATGGTGCATTCAGGCTTATGCTGTATGTATGCTGATCTGCATTTTAGTCTCTTGTGTTCTTTCCCTGATGATGTTCAAATCGTTAGGAAGTTTGTCacaatactttttaaaatgttGTTGACATTCTATTTCAGTGTACTATTTCCTCGGTGGAAAGTCTGTTGATGTGCCATCAAGAATCCTGCTAGTAAGAAGGATATGTCGACTTCCACTGTAGATCTTGGCAATTGTGTTACACAAATCTAAGTCAGAATTTATTAGAGGATCAATGTAAAGTGCATGCACACACATACACTATATATactcatatatttatatataaataagatcACTCACTTAAAAGCTTCACCACCATGCCCCAAACATCTTTGCCACTAAGAATATAGGTGTGAgttttccatcttttcaatCAATTCGATCAGCTTTTTGAATTTAATGTACTTAACCAACAATCTCCAATAATAATCTAAATGATTGATTGGGTAGGCTTACCCAACCTAATTGAATTGACTTAACGGTGCTCGATtaaccaatttattttttatatattatgaaaatgtatttaaatatatttataaatatattaaaaataaatcaaaatcatatatattaagttaagtttgtgaatgaattttaattgactATGGTTCTCTTGGATGGATGTTTACTTCTAGTGCGGTGCATTTAGTTTTTTTGTCTAATGGTACAGTATTATtacagtatttaatctcaccgttatcattgtttttacactaaccacaaGTAAAGGCATATCCATTCAAAAGGGTCCTGAATCAATAAAGCCGACATATAGGATTGGGATGATCAATGTTGAAACTCAAGATTAGATGTCAACTAATGACTTGAATCACCAATGACTTAGTTGACGAAAGAAAGTATCTTTAATGttgcatttattattattactattatcaCTATCATTAccattaaaactatatataaaattggtTGGGTTTGAGTATGTTGAAGTacattatctttctatttatgtGTTGATGAGGGATTATGAGTAGTTCtaaacattatttcaaaaagagcagatatgatcaaaatctataatgaaattattcaaaaagaaagtAACAACAGGAGAAATCTGGGGCGTATTTCTCAAATCATCGGTCCAATATTGGATGTAGCCTTTCCCTCGGGCAAGATGCATAATATTTACAACGCTCTAGTAGTTAAGGGTCGAGATACCGCTGGTCAACAAATTAATGTAACTTGTGAGGTACAACAATTATTAAGAAATAATCGAGTTAAGAGTTGTAGCTATGAGTGCTACAGATGCTCTAACAAGAGGAACGGAAGTGATTGACACAGGAGTTGCTCTAAGTATTCCATAGCATAGGAATAGCAGCATCCCTCAAAATCCAATGCACTAAACATCTTTGTTATTAagttttcgatttttttttccattagtTCAATTCGtttctcaaatttaatttagtcaattATCTCCAACTTTAATTGAATTCATCGACGGTCGCTTAACCAACTGAATCGATTTCTTGATTAAGTTGATTaacctactttttttttttcttctataatgttataaaatatatatatatctagatcatattatatataataaatacatttaaaataaataaaaatagcatATATTAAGTCTGTTAAGTTTATCAGCTcagaattttaataataatttaatcgaGACCATAATTGATTAGACCAATAAAACCACTTAAATGAACAGGTTTGTTAAGTGGATCAAATTTTGCTCACCGGTTAAGTGTTGGTGGTTTCTTGTCTTCTAAATTAATCGTGATTCCTAAATTATGGCTACTTTGTAAATCGATTTGATAATAGATTGATTTACTAATAACCACAAGAAAAGAAGACATGTGTTACTATGGCATCAAACAAGTAAATATCGAAGGGTGTGGAAGGTGTGGTGGCTGACTGCATCTGCATGGTCACTATGGCTGGGGAGGCAGTGTTAATGATCACCCTTTTAATGCCATCTGTTGTGGGTTGAAGCTGAGATTTTGGGCATTTGTGGATGTGTTAGTGAAGAAAGTGGTTGACTTGGGATTCATAAGGATGGATGGATTCTAAAGCTGCTCTGGTTGGGAGATGAGATTGGATAAACTGTCACTATCTGCATATCCATCATGCTTAATGATTTCTGAGATTCGTAATACTGAGGCTTGggaatgaaatgatgattttacACAAAACACCCACATTGCTTTCTACATGACTATTAACTATATGTATAGATAGAAAGAGCGGGGGGGGTTGGTTTAAGATGTGCTCTTTTATCTTTCAACTTATAGACTCTTCCTTCCTGAATGTCGAATTATGTTAAGTATGGGACTCATTAAGTGCATCAATATGACTTGTGTAATACCCAATTAGTGCCCGGGGCCCAACTATACTCACTAAAACTGACCCAAAGCCCAAATTACAACCTAACCCAATTACAAGGCCCAATTGGCCTAAGGTAACAGAAGCCCTAAAGCAGCAGGTAGCCTCAGCGCCGCACGTTCCCACGTTGCAGCAACTACCCATCACCCACGTCGCTTCACCCACGTCGCTTCACCCACGATCAGCAACTCCGCATAATGCCGATTCCACCTGCAATAAATCAAAAACAGAGGGATTGATCAATGGGggtagagagaaaaaaaaaacaaaagaggaaaagagtttttgtaaattttgggtaCGTTTAAAGCGATTTTCGAATCTGTAAATGGGTTAGCAAATTGTTTACtaaaaactgaaaaagaaataccagagaaaaaaaacattttgaagGTGACGAATTCGGGTTTCTTTTCCTTGCTTCTTTTTActgtttttattcttttatcttgtttttctttgatttctttgaataaCAAAAAGGGATAAGGGGAAAATAGGAGGGCTTACCGTTTTTTGGAGGCGATTGAAGGCTTCTTTTCGCCGTTGTCTGGTCGGAGTTGGAGCGGCAGAGAAGGGGACTTTGAGAGAATTTGCGGCGCACCAGAAGAGGGGCTGAGGgaaaatgattttagggtttcaaaattatgcatatataggtcgtaaaacgacgtcgtttagagcctgtttcagtggcccccaaaacggcgtcgtattgATTGTGCCCGCATGCAACCTGATCCGACCCGAGAAAGATCCGCGTTTCTTAAAAAGTGGACTATTCTTGCGATTAGTCCTCATGATTTATggtgttttaaaattaacttatttatttcttttaaatttcaccatgcatttttaattttgtttcaaattgatccgAAAGTGCGCAGTGCTTTAGGCCGAGTTGGAAAATTTCACTTTTGGTCCTTTATCTATTGCACCTGTTTTAATCTACCccctttattgtttttattttcaaatttagctctCCATTTctgtttgatattttaatttagtccttaatttgttttttttagattatttttaatatgttattattattatttttatctatttttaattattactatgttattattattgtatctGTATATGTGCGtatataagttaatatatatatattataaatgttttaaatatatatgtagtacgtatatattttactatcatattattttatttttatagtttatatattatatacgtatcctatgttttattattcctttatttttcttagctttatatacatatgtatgagtatatattcgtattttataatatttatatattttctatatctTATAAtccaaacatatattttttttataatatgtatacaCTTATACCAACATTATTCGacactttttaaaatatatctttttcaaatcttttttaAATTACCAATATATTACgcctatattttttatataaactttatatttttttgattgtgttattttattatttcaatatatatgtatatacgcatagatatcatataatatatgtgcatatattttaagtgttttaaattcatatacatatcttatatattttactattattttattcttcttagttttatatacatatatatacgtacatatatttctgttttataatatttgtatagtttgttttatgtatattttatagtccaaatatatatacattctttataatatatatatatacatacactatttaaaatcataataaatatgttttctgcatttttcctatatatatatacatattttcataatttattaatatgtatttactttttttatttacatttatttatttccattttttagatacctatgcatattttatattttattttcataacttttgtatgcatataatttaaaattaaagtattggTTTTATGTGTACATTAgcattttattatactttttaaagaaaatacattttgattttgtcaaaattaaaattattttttatgattcaaaggttttcaaaataaaaacgatATTCCAAGTTAGGGATTTTtgaggaaaattgagccctaacgtattgggtttcgattttctttgttaattccaaataaccgaaaatattcgttatttaaaatatataagtaaaaatcatttttgggaacttaatttgttatgtcctaacgtattgggcatgacataattgctttctcgaaatgaagatttacTTATAAAgcaaaagtgatattcaaaattCGGGGATTTTAAGAagttgtaccctaacgtattgggtctcaatttcttcgcatgacttgaacaattgattatccttttcagatttcatcatttgagtttttttaaaaaatatatttttaaccttcgacactaatacattaaataatcaatttggtaccgatttttgggcgttacgagggtgctaacccttcctcatgcgtaactgactcccgaacctgttttctcaaatttcgcagaccaaaatcgtttttatggtgagccgatcacacctcaatccaggatcggtggcgactccaatttttgttttttttaatatcgacaactaaatttttgttttcacaaaaatagtttcgacaacTTGATTAAAACAAGTGCACATGAAGTGATTAAGGCTCCCTTTGGATACGATTTCACCCATGATAAGATGGAATCAATAGGGTATATGCTTTTTAAACAGTGAAATAACTCCCTTTTTACACATATGAAGTGTGGTGGAATAGTTGAATTGCACTACACCCCTCAATTTTGGCTCATGCTTTATGCTCTAGTGGGAGCAAAATTACATGAAgaattgttttacaaaaataacctttatttatttattttttaattaaaataaatatataataacttttattattgtttttaatagtggtgaggtgagaataaaaaatgactatgaAGAACATTAgattagaaataatatataatataattttttaaattattttacttttacaaaattattaaaaatatgtgaatttataagttcatttaataaaatttaaaatatatcttccgatattttattataaatattttaattaattatataattaatttaaattatttattagatgtttacttttataattattaaatttatatttatattctattatatatttaatatttatatgaatattttaattatttcttacatattaaatggtaaataaattttaataaatttttaatgattatttgaaacaaatgaaaaatactataaaaagacattatatatatacacattatttgaaatagaaatgaataaaaaaaaaaagaagagagaataaatttgtaaaatgaggGTCCAGTGAAGTAATTGAACCTATTTACCTTCAGTGAGAAATTCAACCCCCAGTGTCTAAAGCACACTAGACTTAGATCATCCAAAGATTTGCACGGTAATCGAAGAAAAATGGTGCTAAACACACCACAATGACACTAAACATGCATTCAAAGGGGTCCTAAGGCTGTTTGGTCGATGTGACTGCCTCGTAATGGGCCATGTTTAAAGgggaaatgatagaaatttttCTTTGTGCCTACTCAAAGCCTCGAACCAACTTCGGATGGTTATAGGAAATATTAGGTAGTGCAATGTGTTTATATCATCAAATAAGTCTAAATAGGTGCTTTTATGGATTGTTATTTAGGGCTCCTTTGGATGGACGGTATATTTACttgtaattaatgtaaaaatagtagtgattataaaattaaataatataataataccaTAACGACATGAGACAAATATAAAACTAAACACACCATACTAAAAGTAAATACCCATCTAAAAATCCTTTAATTCACTAGTTAAATTCCCACATTAACATGGGATAAAACTATGCCCCTAAACCCTACTATATTAAGGCTTTATGCCTTAACTTTGAGTCTATCCCAACTTCTCCCTTCTCaatccttcaaatttttaagtaaagaaattaaatcccATACTTCACTAAAATACAaaggtaaaatatatatttttatggatACCTTTTATTTATACCACTATTTTAATACCGATTCAGtcgagaaaaatattaaaattacattttgaacaatttatattattataaggtattttatattttcatacttttatatataattaaaaataatttaatatatgcatacacatGTGATAGAACACATGATTTCACCTATATCatcaacatttcattatttaccatatgttatttttaaatatatatttatattataaatacataatttttacaCGAATATGcgatagaatttttagtttttataattacattttagtgCCTAATGTAACACTACTATTGTCGTCGCAGAGAAATGAGGCTCAACACTCTTTTGAATAGTTTTTTCATGGGATCAAAAGTAGGTTCAAAACCCTAATTCATGGCCTATCCAAGAAAGAAATTCGTTACATCtggttttgttctttttttcaactattatgatcaataggaaaactaaaagaGAATATAttggtttgattttgattttcttattttacaaaaataaaaaatcattttacattaatttatcataatttagttattataatttactgaaatataaaaattaacatgtaaACTGTTattaacataatgataaatttagttattaacatttacatattttgttaatttaatttcttttttagttaaatttgactcttaaccttttaaaagagtcaaatttgacTATCAACATTTTAGAAAGAgttgaattatttttgattttttatattataattttaaattatttgtgaCTTGACATATATAACAAATGATATCGTGTCAACATGAAGTATCAGTTGTCATTTCaatatagttaaaatttaaagttaatcaatattttcgttaaaaaatgatttggctcttttgaatgattaagaacaaaatttaactaaaaagaaaaataatcaaattgacgaaaaatataactattgagaactaaatttaaaattatcccTAAAATTTATATCCCCCATGAGCCATCTATATTCTATAGTTAGCCCACAATCCATGCCCACTTTTGATTGTTTCATAGAGTTCCCATGAAGAGATAGCCCCAGTCAAACAATCTgataagtattatatatatttacacatACTAGAATTTAGTGCATATATAAAGAtttcattaattcatatttgttatatataatatCTGCACATAATCATTTACTGATTTTTGGTGACTAAATGTGTTGTATTAATACGATAGTATAGTAGTGTTCTCTTATCAATGcgagattaaaattaatttttaatgataatgGTGAAAAAGTAACTTACAAGTATATTCTCTAA of Gossypium raimondii isolate GPD5lz chromosome 3, ASM2569854v1, whole genome shotgun sequence contains these proteins:
- the LOC105796581 gene encoding uncharacterized protein LOC105796581, translated to MSENQKPQSHQNLPSSPNKSIPEIESNAASDFSAHQRVRFPNPPDLTNPDPSTLRDQWRYAIRQYSRWYSHAWGTAILAGVSFFALGWVIKGSNPLPSFNSDKNKNDSDTNKNDNSK